Proteins encoded within one genomic window of Hermetia illucens chromosome 2, iHerIll2.2.curated.20191125, whole genome shotgun sequence:
- the LOC119647759 gene encoding tyrosine-protein kinase receptor torso-like: MNILQQVIRYLLILTVVKGHGVDSYEVCTECNMDLIVKDLDQCDRFCSVNPDSNQTDLKFSLELVCRTETFLYIRVDTDLSADDIDAVIYKFHKFEADGVSQPFYYHENRMLDIKFSNLTEDSVYKMSVMAYNKDLQLIGKSMEYRFFTLRGRDVPDVVRRITLQNITLDETHPNKVKALVAWEPPADRNCDYEIVSIIEGEIPTRTENSGPDRDMFYSEITNIEMEKRLDIGVRAISASYLEGELRWATFKIPTCLSLFEDDLSMCQPEKPEGLQFNLNYVFIGYPSMEITWDKPRLLPDYYEVLISVLSPKITTSTYKHAVLGTETRLIIESFNGTGFEVEVSLEAHSKGGASKAVVVRSLLQMQEEIDKPDVMIIAIPFMCIGVLVFIVPMFVSMIVMVKSAKSLKRKKANQGKKLKRIVRGYVVAKVLDNTLKEVVAK, encoded by the coding sequence ATGAATATCCTTCAGCAAGTTATACGTTACCTACTAATTTTGACCGTGGTCAAAGGACATGGGGTGGATTCATACGAGGTCTGCACGGAATGCAATATGGATTTGATAGTGAAAGACTTGGATCAATGTGACCGATTCTGTAGCGTTAATCCTGACTCCAATCAAACTGATTTGAAGTTCTCCTTGGAGTTAGTTTGTCGGACCGAAACATTCCTTTATATTCGAGTGGATACGGATTTGAGTGCTGATGATATAGACGCAGTTATTTACAAATTTCACAAATTTGAAGCTGATGGGGTCAGTCAGCCTTTCTATTACCACGAAAACAGGATGCTGGATATAAAGTTCAGTAACCTGACTGAAGATAGCGTATACAAAATGTCTGTGATGGCCTATAACAAGGATTTGCAGTTGATTGGCAAGAGCATGGAGTATCGTTTCTTCACTTTAAGAGGGAGAGATGTTCCAGATGTGGTACGCAGGATTACACTTCAGAATATAACTTTGGATGAAACTCATCCAAATAAAGTGAAAGCCCTGGTGGCATGGGAACCTCCCGCAGACAGAAATTGCGACTATGAGATCGTCTCGATTATTGAAGGTGAGATTCCGACCAGAACTGAAAACAGTGGCCCCGATCGAGATATGTTTTACTCCGAAATAACTAACATTGAAATGGAGAAGCGTTTGGACATTGGAGTACGAGCCATTAGTGCATCCTATTTAGAGGGTGAACTGAGATGGGCAACATTTAAGATACCAACTTGTTTAAGCTTGTTCGAGGACGATTTATCAATGTGCCAACCAGAAAAACCTGAAGGTCTTCAATTCAATCTAAATTACGTCTTCATTGGATATCCTTCAATGGAGATTACCTGGGATAAGCCTAGGCTGCTCCCTGATTATTACGAGGTCCTCATTTCGGTTTTGTCTCCAAAAATCACAACTTCTACGTACAAACACGCCGTTCTCGGCACCGAGACTAGGCTAATCATCGAAAGTTTTAATGGGACCGGATTTGAAGTTGAAGTAAGCCTTGAGGCCCATTCCAAAGGTGGAGCCTCGAAAGCGGTAGTGGTCAGGTCGCTACTTCAGATGCAAGAGGAAATTGATAAACCTGATGTGATGATAATTGCTATACCATTTATGTGTATTGGAGTCTTAGTTTTTATAGTTCCTATGTTTGTTTCTATGATTGTGATGGTGAAAAGCGCGAAATCTCTCAAACGTAAAAAGGCTAATCAGGGCAAGAAACTTAAAAGAATAGTGCGAGGATATGTGGTAGCAAAAGTTTTAGATAACACTCTCAAGGAAGTGGTTGCAAAATGA